The following DNA comes from Fusarium fujikuroi IMI 58289 draft genome, chromosome FFUJ_chr03.
AGAACTTAACAATTTCTGAAAAAGCCAACTGgttttgatcttggcaatgGCACCATCCGCAACTGATACTACAGCCCTGGCTTCGCCAGCTGCGACGGCTCTCCAAGCTCTACCTCCACCCAAAGACCTGTCGCACCTGTTCTCGAGAGTGGCTAGAAATCGCAAGCCAAGCAATATCAAGGCCTTTTACAAATTCATGCAGATTCCGGGCATTAGCAATTTTGCTGGAGGTGAGTAGGATTCGGTCGGTGATCGACGATCCCGGCACCGAGGCACCGAAACTTTGAGTTAGCCTCCGTCTTACACGTCCGTACTAACACGGCCGGTAGGAATGCCCAATGTCAAATATTTCCCCTTCGATACCTTGGAAGCCCAGATATCTAACGCGGACCGTTGGGAGCCCTCACCGAATTACCCTGACAAGGTTGCGTTATCAACTGAGTCTCTTTCAGGCAGTGTTCTCGGACACAGCAACAGTCCAGACAAAAACGCCCCCAGAAATCCAGATTACAACAAAACATCGTCTAGGATCTCTATACCGAAGATTCTCAACGAGCCAGACATCACTAAGAAGGTTGATCTTGCCACTGCCCTTCAGTATGGTCAGGTGACTGGCTACCCGCCGCTGCATTCTTTCATTAGGCAGTTCACGAACCAAGTACTTCACCCAAGCGTTCCCTACCAAGGTGGCGCGGatgtcattctcaacaatgGCGGCACGGATGGGTTCTCAAAGGTCCTTCAGCTCCTGGTTGACCCCTGGTATGAGGGGTTGCATCCCGTAAAAGAGCGGCCGGGCATGCTCTGTGAGACCTTTGTGTTTGGTAACGTCCTTACTCAAGCTCGGCCTCTTGGAGTCAATGTTGTTCcagttgagattgacgaaGAAGGTATGATAGTCGAAGGATCTGGTGGTCTGCGAGAGGTGCTCGAGAACTGGAATTCTCAAAACGGACGACTGCCACATTTCTTATATACGGTAACGTGCGTAATCTGGCTTAACTAAGAACACGCGCTCGTATACTGACCGCTGAATACAGGATGGGCGACAACCCTACAAGTGGTGTTGTAGGCGTTCAGAGACGAAAGGAGATCTACGCGCTGGCAAGCAAGTACGACATCAtcattgttgaagatgacccGTATTGGTATCTGCAGTTCCCTTCCGCTGCGATACACGAAGCCAAAGCTAGGGGCTACACTATCCCCTCAGTAGCCGATTCATACAAGATAGTCAAGTCATCTGGCTACGACTTCATAGATTCCCTTGTTCCATCATATCTTAGCATTGATGTTGACGGCCGTGTCATTCGTCTCGATACCTTTTCCAAGACAGTTGCTCCTGGTTCCCGATTGGGTTACGCCACTGCGCA
Coding sequences within:
- a CDS encoding related to aromatic amino acid aminotransferase I; this translates as MAPSATDTTALASPAATALQALPPPKDLSHLFSRVARNRKPSNIKAFYKFMQIPGISNFAGGMPNVKYFPFDTLEAQISNADRWEPSPNYPDKVALSTESLSGSVLGHSNSPDKNAPRNPDYNKTSSRISIPKILNEPDITKKVDLATALQYGQVTGYPPLHSFIRQFTNQVLHPSVPYQGGADVILNNGGTDGFSKVLQLLVDPWYEGLHPVKERPGMLCETFVFGNVLTQARPLGVNVVPVEIDEEGMIVEGSGGLREVLENWNSQNGRLPHFLYTVTMGDNPTSGVVGVQRRKEIYALASKYDIIIVEDDPYWYLQFPSAAIHEAKARGYTIPSVADSYKIVKSSGYDFIDSLVPSYLSIDVDGRVIRLDTFSKTVAPGSRLGYATAQPAIIERLTRIAETSTGQPSGFVQALIAQAILGPHSSALETFSSLPESEKPSFTGWQLDGWVRWLEGLRGEYERRMTRMCSILEKNSFSPRQSASRNPDLDGGVVNKIRLFDFDWPRGGMFVWVRVHFEKHPLYQSRGGDIAPVIDGTALANAFLIHSTHAPHLVLGSPGSMFSATPEIREKRGWQYIRLCFAAESDQNIDDGSSRFARSVGEFFKINDTAQIEKLLEELPS